From a single Lolium rigidum isolate FL_2022 chromosome 7, APGP_CSIRO_Lrig_0.1, whole genome shotgun sequence genomic region:
- the LOC124672074 gene encoding vacuolar-sorting receptor 7-like, with product MAMQGDGRRLAAVLLLVVATASVASARFIVEKNSVKVVSPHSLRGRHEAAIANYGVPDYGGTLTGVVLYPADAKLANGCKPFDAAAPFKSRSGRPVVLLVDRGGCFFALKTWNAQQAGAAAVLVADSVEEPLLTMDTPEEETPDMAFLANITAPSALITKTFGDALRAAASKSGGGEEVVVRLDWRESMPNPDDRVEYEFWTNSNDECGPRCDEQAAFVSAFRGHAQLLEKAGDALFTPHYITWFCPSQFAGTRQCASQCINHGRYCAPDPEGDLAAGYEGKDVVLENLRQLCVHRVANARNSSWVWWDFVTDYRVRCSMKERKYSRECAEEVVASLGLPAEMIAECMGDPEADVDNDVLKTEQIVQVGQGNRGDVTILPTLVINNVQYRGKLESTAVLKAICAGYKETTEPRVCLTQDMETDECLKNNGGCWRDQKTNVTACKDTYRGRTCECPVVDGVQYEGDGYKQCKAVGPGRCAVDNGGCWKDTRHGKTFSACAGSESLSGCKCPPGFRGDGLTCEDVDECGEKLSCSCPHCSCRNTWGGHHCRCKGDDLVYIRDQDTCVAKNTSSLGWTVVLLVLACLVGVGAAGFAFYKYRLRSYMDSEVAAIMSQYMPLESHSSENRPLREEAQEA from the exons ATGGCGATGCAAGGAGACGGAAGGAGGCTCGCAGCCGTGTTGTTGCTCGTCGTGGCCACGGCGAGCGTGGCGTCGGCCCGGTTCATCGTGGAGAAGAACAGCGTGAAGGTGGTGTCGCCGCACTCGCTCCGGGGCCGCCACGAGGCCGCGATCGCCAACTACGGCGTCCCGGACTACGGTGGCACGCTGACCGGCGTGGTGCTGTACCCGGCCGACGCTAAGCTGGCGAACGGGTGCAAGCCGTTCGACGCGGCGGCGCCGTTCAAGTCGCGGTCCGGCCgccccgtggtgctcctggtgGACCGCGGCGGCTGCTTCTTCGCGCTCAAGACGTGGAACGCGCAgcaggcgggcgcggcggcggtgctggTGGCGGACAGCGTGGAGGAGCCGCTGCTGACGATGGACACGCCGGAGGAGGAGACCCCCGACATGGCCTTCCTCGCCAACATCACCGCCCCCTCGGCGCTCATCACCAAGACCTTCGGCGacgccctccgcgccgccgcctccaagtccggcggcggcgaggaggtggtgGTGCGCCTCGACTGGCGCGAGTCGATGCCGAACCCGGACGACCGGGTGGAGTACGAGTTCTGGACCAACAGCAACGACGAGTGCGGCCCGCGGTGCGACGAGCAGGCGGCGTTCGTGTCGGCGTTCCGCGGCCACGCGCAGCTGCTGGAGAAGGCCGGCGACGCGCTCTTCACCCCGCACTACATCACCTGGTTCTGCCCGTCCCAGTTCGCCGGCACGCGGCAGTGCGCGTCGCAGTGCATCAACCACGGCCGGTACTGCGCGCCGGACCCGGAGGGAGACCTCGCGGCGGGTTACGAGGGCAAGGACGTGGTGTTGGAGAACCTCCGGCAGCTGTGCGTGCACCGCGTGGCCAACGCCCGGAACTCGTCGTGGGTGTGGTGGGACTTCGTCACCGACTACCGCGTCAGGTGCTCCATGAAGGAAAGGAAGTACTCGCGGGAGTGCGCCgaggaggtggtggcgtcgcTTGGCCTGCCGGCGGAGATGATCGCCGAGTGCATGGGCGACCCCGAGGCCGACGTCGACAACGACGTGCTCAAGACGGAGCAGATCGTGCAGGTCGGGCAGGGGAACCGTGGGGACGTCACCATCTTGCCCACGCTCGTCATCAACAATGTGCAGTACCGCG GGAAACTGGAGAGCACGGCCGTTCTGAAGGCGATCTGCGCCGGCTACAAGGAGACCACTGAGCCCCGTGTCTGCTTGACGCAAG ACATGGAAACAGACGAGTGCCTGAAGAACAACGGCGGCTGCTGGCGCGACCAGAAGACCAACGTCACCGCCTGCAAGGACACGTACCGGGGGCGGACCTGCGAGTGCCCGGTGGTGGACGGCGTGCAGTACGAGGGGGACGGGTACAAGCAGTGCAAGGCCGTCGGGCCGGGGCGGTGCGCGGTGGACAACGGCGGGTGCTGGAAGGACACCAGGCACGGCAAGACCTTCTCCGCCTGCGCCGGCTCCGAATCGCTCAGCGGGTGCAAGTGCCCGCCGGGGTTCAGGGGAGACGGCCTCACCTGCGAAG ACGTGGACGAGTGCGGCGAGAAGCTCTCCTGTTCATGCCCGCACTGCTCCTGCCGGAACACCTGGGGCGGCCACCACTGCAGGTGCAAGGGCGACGACCTCGTCTACATCAGGGACCAGGACACCTGCGTGGCGAAGAACACGTCGTCGCTCGGGTGGACGGTGGTGCTGCTGGTGCTCGCGTGCCTCGTCGGCGTCGGAGCCGCCGGGTTCGCCTTCTACAAGTACAGGCTCAGG TCGTACATGGATTCAGAGGTAGCGGCGATCATGTCGCAGTACATGCCTCTCGAGAGCCACAGCAGCGAGAACCGGCCGCTGAGGGAGGAGGCTCAGGAAGCATAG
- the LOC124669903 gene encoding multiple RNA-binding domain-containing protein 1-like, which translates to MSSRLCVKNLPKGADEKRLREVFSRKGEVTDAKVIRTKDGKSRHLAFIGFRTNEEAAEALKYFNNTYIDTSKITCEVARKIGDPDAPRPWSRHSLKKPEYNSKDNKDTLDANTPLKSSKGKGTSVDAGGSKGSLANDPKFEEFLQVMQPRSKAKMWANDTTGTLDVADKDNTLVAKKLLKSTAAVSGNDSSSENDSSSEDDFEEKVTNDLPLKDASEKLQSGSKQDNNMTDVDFLKSKIRKNWSDSESDDEDSGDQLGSSSDDEEPSNELLDANERGQVVDQKGNLNQKNNVDKKTPMEVSDMEEVEDPDNQDGEHIDTQQKDEKHANQETEDVEAASATDEKKLALETGRLYICNLSYATTEDDLVELCSQYGDVEQAHIVVDKTTKLSTGRGYVLFSLPDSAVRALGELDNFSFQGRLLRVKAAKPLNNKPFDHFAVDEKMNLKQQKLEQKKASEIGGDTRAWNSFYMRQDTVVENIARKNGISKSELLHREADDLAVRIALGETHVIAETKKHLARSGVNVAALEENTSKRNEKLKRSNHVILVKNLPFNSSEEDLAAMFQKHGSLDKIILPPTRVFALVVFVEATEARHAFKKLLYTRYKDTPLYLEWAPDNILSPTSTHVEEEEMNTIGERIITKAIVDQTVEGVSAEEIDPDRVESRSVFVKNLNFKTTDESLKQHFSTKLKTGSLKSATVKKHIKKGKNVSMGFGFVEFDSVETATSVCKDLQGTVLDAHALILQLCHGRKDGQSAKKNEKDKSSTKLLVRNVAFEATEKDLRQLFSPFGQLKSLRLPMKFGSHRGFAFVEFVTKQEAQNALQALASTHLYGRHLVIERAKEGETLEELRARTAAQFVDEQSGFQRMSKKRKQTSLMDEGSVKFSRIVE; encoded by the exons AT GTCGTCGCGGCTATGCGTGAAGAACCTGCCCAAGGGCGCAGACGAGAAACGGCTGCGGGAGGTTTTCTCTCGGAAGGGCGAGGTGACCGACGCCAAGGTCATCCGAACCAA GGATGGAAAGAGCAGGCATCTTGCATTTATTGGTTTCAGAACCAATGAAGAGGcagcggaggctctcaagtatttCAACAATACATACATTGACACTTCTAAGATCACATGTGAG GTTGCTCGTAAGATTGGTGACCCTGATGCTCCTCGCCCTTGGAGCCGTCATTCCTTGAAGAAGCCTGAATATAACAGTAAAGATAATAAGGACACTCTGGATGCTAACACACCGCTGAAAAGTTCCAAAGGCAAAGGAACATCTGTTGATGCGGGAGGTTCTAAAGGCAGTCTTGCTAATGATCCCAAGTTCGAAGAGTTTCTTCAAGTAATGCAGCCCCGTTCTAAAGCAAAGATGTGGGCAAATGACACAACAGGCACCCTTGATGTTGCTGACAAAGATAACACCCTAGTAGCTAAGAAGCTTCTGAAGAGTACTGCTGCAGTCTCTGGAAACGATTCATCTTCTGAGAATGATTCATCTTCTGAAGATGATTTTGAGGAGAAAGTAACAAATGATTTGCCCTTGAAAGATGCTTCAGAGAAGCTACAATCTGGAAGTAAACAAGACAACAATATGACCGATGTGGACTTCTTGAAGAGTAAAATTAGAAAAAATTGGTCAGATTCCGAATCTGATGATGAAGATTCTGGTGATCAGTTGGGTAGCAGCtctgatgatgaagaaccatctaATGAATTACTTGATGCAAATGAAAGGGGTCAGGTGGTGGATCAGAAGGGTAATCTGAACCAGAAGAATAATGTAGATAAGAAAACACCCATGGAAGTTAGTGACATGGAAGAGGTGGAAGATCCTGACAACCAAGACGGTGAACATATTGACACCCAAcaaaaagatgaaaaacacgccAATCAAGAAACAGAAGATGTGGAAGCCGCTTCAGCTACTGATGAAAAGAAGCTGGCACTGGAGACTGGCCGTTTATATATCTGCAATCTTTCATATGCAACTAC TGAAGATGATCTGGTTGAGCTATGCAGCCAGTATGGTGATGTTGAGCAGGCGCATATTGTTGTCGATAAAACCACTAAGCTCTCAACAGGCAGAGGTTATGTGCTTTTTAGCCTTCCAGACTCAGCAGTCAG GGCGCTAGGTGAATTAGACAACTTCAGTTTTCAGGGGCGACTATTACGTGTAAAGGCTGCTAAACCACTAAATAATAAGCCGTTTGA TCATTTTGCTGTTGACGAGAAAATGAATCTGAAGCAGCAAAAGTTGGAACAAAAGAAAGCTTCTGAAATTGGTGGGGATACCAGAGCATGGAACAGCTTTTATATGCGTCAAGATACT GTTGTTGAGAATATAGCAAGGAAGAATGGTATAAGTAAGAGTGAGTTACTTCATAGGGAAGCGGATGACCTTGCTGTTCGTATCGCTCTTGGTGAGACACATGTCATTGCGGAGACCAAGAAGCATCTGGCTAGGTCTGGAGTTAATGTTGCTGCCTTGGAAGAAAATACTTCCAAAAGAAACGAGAAGTTGAAAAGAAGCAACCATGTAATACTGGTAAAAAACTTGCCATTTAATTCTTCTGAAGAAGATCTCGCTGCGATGTTTCAGAAACATGGAAGTTTGGATAAAATCATTCTCCCTCCAACAAGAGTATTTGCCTTG GTAGTCTTTGTTGAAGCAACAGAAGCTCGTCACGCTTTCAAAAAATTGCTGTACACACGATACAA GGATACTCCACTGTATTTGGAATGGGCACCTGACAATATTTTATCTCCTACCTCAACACACGTGGAAGAGGAGGAAATGAATACCATTGGTGAGAGGATTATTACAAAAGCTATTGTAGATCAAACTGTGGAAGGAGTGAGTGCTGAGGAGATTGATCCTGATAGGGTGGAG TCTCGATCTGTATTTGTCAAGAATTTGAATTTCAAGACTACAGATGAATCCTTAAAGCAGCATTTCAGTACAAAATTGAAAACCGGGAGTCTTAAAAGTGCAACG GTGAAAAAACATATTAAGAAAGGCAAGAATGTTTCGATGGGATTTGGCTTCGTTGAGTTTGATTCAGTTGAAACTGCAACAAGTGTGTGCAAAGATCTACAG GGGACAGTTTTGGATGCGCATGCCCTGATCTTGCAACTGTGCCATGGGAGAAAGGATGGTCAGAGTGCGAAGAAAAATGAAAAGGATAAGAGTTCAACAAAACTTCTTGTGCGAAATGTAGCGTTCGAAGCGACTGAAAAGGATTTGAGGCAATTATTTAGTCCATTTGGCCAG ctcaaaagcCTCAGGCTGCCTATGAAGTTTGGAAGTCACAGGGGTTTCGCTTTTGTTGAATTCGTCACGAAGCAAGAGGCACAGAATGCCCTGCAAGCCCTTGCGAGCACCCATCTTTACGGCAGACACCTG GTGATTGAGCGGGCAAAAGAGGGAGAGACCCTTGAAGAGTTGCGCGCAAGAACCGCTGCTCAGTTCGTGGATGAACAGAGCGGTTTCCAGAGGATGTCCAAGAAGAGGAAACAAACTAGTCTGATGGACGAAGGCTCTGTCAAGTTTTCAAGGATAGTAGAGTAA